GCGATGGCGCGTGTCAGGTCGTCGGGAGTCGAACCTATCCCGCCGAAGCTGAACATAACGGCATCGGGGTCGTCGCGTACCATCGTAAACGTATCACGGATGAGGCGCGAATCGTCTTTGATGGTAAGCGATGCGTACAGAACGTGGCCGCGGGCGATGAGGGCGTCGCGGACAAAGGCGAAATGTTTGTCGATGCGTCGTGCGTTGAGAATTTCAGAGCCGATGATGACGGCGTAAAAATGGGGTGTTTTCATGAAGCGATTATAACACGAGATTCCCGCAAGGCGGGAAAGGGAGGATTATTTGAGGCGGTCGAGGATCTCTTTTTCAACCGTATCGATCGGCTGTGTTCCGTCGATCGTAATGTATTTCACCGACGAATCGTCGGCACTGAGCGATTTGTAGTATCCTACAAGCGGTGCCGTTTGTTCATGGTAAACACGGAGGCGATCAAGAACCACTTCGGCTTTGTCATCGTCGCGCTGAACCAGGTCTTCGCCCGTGACGTCATCTTTGCCTTCTACTTTCGGGGGATTGTAGACGACATGGTAGGTACGGCCCGATGCGAGGTGGGCGCGACGGCCCGACATCCGTTCGACGATTACGCTGTCGGGAACGTCGATTTCAATCACCGCGTCGATGGCGACACCGGCTTCTTTGAGCGCATCCGCCTGCGGAACGGTACGGGGGAATCCGTCAAGCAAAAAACCGTTTTTGCAATCGTCTTCTTTGATCCGTTCTTTGACCAGCCCGATGATGATTTCGTCCGTGACCAGTTTACCCGCGTCCATGAACGATTTGGCCAGAACGCCGAGCTCGGTTCCCGCTTTGATCGCCGCGCGGAGCATGTCGCCCGTCGAAATCTGGGGGATGTCGAACGCTTTCGTCAAAAATTGTGCCTGAGTCCCTTTGCCGGCACCCGGCGCTCCCAAAAGAATAATTTTCATATTATTTCCTATTAAATTAGATTTTAGATTTGATGAAGGCTTCCATGTCGTCCACAATCGCGTCAATGCCGCGTTCGCCGTCGATCTTATGGAGCAGCCCTTTTGCTTCGTAGAAGCATTGGATCTCCGCAAGGGGATCGGTGTAGACTTTCATGCGGTTGTTGAACACCTTTTCATCATCGTCGGCGCCGCGAGCACGCCCGAGAACCCGATCGCGGGCAACCGCTTCGCTGACGACGACCTCGATGACGCTGATGAGTGCGATGCTGTCGTCATTGCGAAGAAACGTGTCGAGTTCGTTCATCTGCTCGTTGCTGCGCGGGTAGCCGTCAAACAAGACAACGTCGCTCGGGGCGTTTTTTATCGCTTGCGTTATCGTCTCTACGGCGATCTCGATGGGTACGATGAGCCCTTTGCTGATGAAGCTGTCGATCAGCTGACCGCGTTCCGATCCGCTGGCCACTTCGGCGCGAAGCAAATCGCCCGTCGAGTAATGAACCATTACCGCGTTATTCCGTTCCGCGATGAGCGCGGCATCCGTGGTTTTTCCCGAACCCGGAGCCCCGATGATGAGAAAGAGTTTCTTCATCGCTTATTTGGCGCTTTCACGGAGACGGATGTGGAGTTCGCGCAGTTGTGTGATCTCGACAGGGCTTGGAGCATCGGTCATGATGCACGACGCTTTCTGGGTTTTCGGAAACGCGATGACGTCACGGATCGAATCTTTTTTCGACAGAAGCATCATAAAACGGTCGAACCCGATCGCGAAACCGCCGTGCGGAGGCGCACCGAATTTAAGGGCGTCAAGGAGAAAACCGAATTTCTCCTGCGCTTCCTCTTCGCCGATTCCCAGGAGTTTGAAGATCTCTTCCTGGAGTGCCTGCTTGTGGATACGGATCGAACCGCCGCCGAGCTCCGTACCGTTGAGGACGATGTCGTAGGCGATCGATTCGATATCCTCGATGTGTTCGTGATTGAGATCACGCGGCATGGTGAAAGGGTGGTGGAGCGCTTTGACGCGTCCGTCCTCGATCTCGAACATCGGGAAATCGACGACCCAGACAAATTCGAAGCGGTCTTTGTCAATCAGGTTCATCTTTTCGTGTTCGGCGATAAAGATGCGGAAACGCCCCATGTAATCCCACACGGTTTTTTTATCCCCCGCCCCGAAGAAGACGACGTCGCCCACTTCCATACCGGTCCGTTCGACCAGAAGCTGAAGATCTTCGGGAGTAAAGAATTTTTCCAGCGGCCCTTTGAGGCCGTCTTCTTTCATCTGGAAGTAGCCCAGACCCTTGGCGCCGAATTTACGGACGAAATCTTCGAAGCTTTTCATTTCACGTTTGGAGAAGACCAGATCCGCACCCGGAACGCGAAGCGCTTTGATCCGGTTCATTTTCGGGTTGGCGGCGATGGAGGTGAAAATTTCGTTGTCGCAGCGTGCGAAGATGTCGATGACGTCGACCATTTTCAGATCGTAGCGCAGGTCGGGTTTGTCCGAGCCGTACCACTCCATCGCGTCGGCGTATTTGATGCGGTTGAAAGGGATGTGGACTTCGTGCCCGGCGGCGGCGAACATCCCTTTGATCAGTTCTTCGGCGACGCGGATGACGTCTTCTTGGTTACAGAAGCTCATCTCGACGTCGATCTGGGTGAACTCGGGCTGGCGGTCGGCACGCAAATCTTCGTCACGGAAACATTTGGCGATCTGGAAATAACGGTCGAATCCGCCGACCATCAGAAGCTGTTTGAACAGCTGCGGAGACTGGGGAAGGGCATAAAATTCCCCTTCATGGACCCGGCTGGGGACGAGGTAGTCGCGCGCCCCTTCGGGAGTCGATTTGGTGAGGATCGGCGTTTCCACTTCCAAAAAACCGAGGGAATCAAGGACGTTGCGCGCCGCGATGGCCGCTTTTGAACGCATTTTAAACGTTTCAAACGCGTTCGGATTACGCAGGTCGAGGTAGCGGTATTTGAGGCGCGTCTCTTCACCGACGGTGTTGTCCCCGATGACGAACGGCACAGGCTCAGAACGGTTTTCGATGACGAGATCGTCAACGACGACTTCGATCGACCCGGTTTTGAGGCGGGGATTGGCCAGTCCTTCGCCACGTGCACGGACGCGGCCGCGGGCGATGAGGACGAATTCGTCGCGCACTTCGCTGGCGACTTTGTGGGCGTGGGCGTTATCGGCCGGGTCGCAGACGAGCTGGATCAGCCCGCTTTTGTCGCGCAGGTCGATGAATACGATCCCCCCGTGGTCACGGTAGCTGTTGGCCCAGCCGCACAGAACGACCTCCTGGCCGATGTCGGCTTCTGATAATTCGGTACAAAAATGACTTCTCAAAACAAAGTCCTTGGTCAAAATTTTTTGCAATTATAGCGCGCTTAAACTTGCGGTTTAATAATAGTGCCGCGAATACGCAAAGTGCGTCTTGTGCGGCAGAAGATCAGCTGGAGGGGGTGTCGACGGCGGTGAAGAAGGTGTCGGTTTTCGCCGACAGGCGCGGAGTCGGCTGTGACAGGGCCGATTCGTCTTTTTCGCCCGTGCGGATCCGTTCCACTTCCAGAACCGGCGTTACCCACATCTTGCCTGCGCCGTGTCCCAAATCCTGCGTATGGGACCGGATGGCCTCCATCGCGATCTCTTTGTGCCGGTCGTCTGAAACAACGATCAGGATCATCACTTTGGGATAGAGATCGGGGGCATTGTTTTTTTCGGCGATTCCCAACGACCCTTTTCCGATAACGTCGGTGACGGTAACTCCTTCGATCAGGTTATCGAACAGTTCGCGCAGAACGTCGTTGAGACAGTGTTTGTTGAATACGGCGGTAATCTGGACCATGGCGGACCCCTTTGAAGAAAATGTTACGTCATTATATTTCGAATCGACAGCCCGATTCATCAGTCGACTGATTATTAAATAGGCAATCCTGAGGATTCGAAACACCCTAACTTTGAATCATCCTGCATACCGCGTTCCAGGCTACGGATACGACAAAAATGTCTTCTAGGAGCAAGAACACCGTTTGCAATGTCTTTTGCGATACATCGCTAAAAGCAAGGAGTAACCACATGGCACGCGACACACTGATCGGCGGAGCGTTATGGGAAGAGTATTCATCGGAAGTGCAACGGCGGATGAACGATCCGGTCAACATGGGTGAAATCACCCAGGAAGAGGCGGACAAGGCTGGAAAACAGCTCGTCATTGCCGATTTCGGTGCGGAGAGCTGCGGCGATGCGGTCCGGCTGTATTGGATGATCGATTCTTCAAACGACGTCATCGTCAAAAGCCGCTTTAAAAGTTTCGGATGCGGTACGGCTATTGCCAGTTCGGATATGATGGCGGAGCTGTGCATGGAAAAAACCGTCGACGAAGCGTTGGGCATCACGAACATCGACGTCGAAAAAGCGCTCCGCGACGATCCTGACATCCCTGCGGTTCCGGGGCAGAAAATGCACTGTTCGGTGATGGCGTACGACGTGATCAAAAAAGCGGCATCGATCTACAAAGGGGTCGACATGAGCGAGTTCGAAACCGAATTCATCGTCTGCGAATGCGCCCGCGTGAGCCTCGATACCCTCAAAGAGGTCATCCGTCTCAACAAACTCGACTCGATCGAACAGATCGTCGATTATACCAAAGCCGGCGGCTTCTGCAAATCGTGCGTCAAACCCGGCGGTCACGAGAAAAAGGATCTCTACCTCGTCGATCTGCTCGCCGAAGTGATGGAGGAACTCGAAAAAGAGGCGATCAGCAAAAAAATCAAGGAAGCCAAAGCGGACGGCGATTTCAACGCGATGAGCCTCGTACAAAAGATCAAAACGATCGAATCGATTCTCGAAGAGTACATCCGACCGACGCTGAAAGCCGACGGAGGCGACGTTGAGCTTGTAGACCTCAAAGAGGTCGAAAACGGCTATGAACTCTACATCAAATATAAAGGGGAATGTATCAGCTGTTCGATGAACACGACCACGACCCTGGCGGGGATCGAGGATATGCTCAAATTCAAACTCAAAGCCCAACTACGAGTTTTGGTGATCTGATGAACTGCGCGACCAAAGAGGGCACTTTCCGGTATATGAAGCGTTTCGGTCAATATTCGAAAGAGTTTTACCGTTTCAACGGGGAGCTCTTTTTCCCTTCGCTGGGACTGGGAACCTTCAAACCCGAGCCGTACCGGGAGGACAATTACATCATCAATTTTGCTTCGGCGATCCAGACGGCGTTGCGCAGGGGAATCAATCTGATCGATACGGCAATCAACTACCGCTATCAGATCAGCGAACGCGAAATCGCCGAAGCGCTTCATCCCATGCTCCAAACGGGTGAGATCCGTCGCGACGAGATCATCATCGCTTCCAAAGCCGGGTTTATACCGCTCGATTTCCCGTTTCCCGACAACCCCTACGGATGGATACAAGAAAAGATCGTCGACACGGGATTGGCCGGGCGCGACGAGATCATCATCGACCAGCACTGTATGAGCCCGGCCTACTTGCGCTGGAGCTGCGAGCAGTCTCTGAAGAATCTTGAAATCCCCACCATCGACATCTTTTATCTTCACAATCCCGAAACCCAGCTCGGATACGTCGACAAAGAGACGTTTTACGAGCGGATCGAGGGGGCATTCAGGGAATTCGAAGCATTGCGGTCGGAGGGGAAAATCGTCGCGTACGGCGTCGCGTCGTGGAACGGCTTTTTGTACGAGGAAGAGCATACCGAATACGTGTCGCTGGGTGCCATTGTCAACATTGCCCGCCGCGTCGGCGGGGCGGAACACGGCTTTAAATACCTCCAGGCACCTTTCAACCTCGCCAAACCCCACGCAATGGCCTACGCGAATCAGCAATGCGAAAACGGGTTCTATTATCCCCTGATGCATGCCTGCGCACACTACGGCGTCACCATGATCGCATCGTCGCCGCTGCTACAAAAAAACCTGTTCAAACGCCCTTTTGCTGCGAAAATCGGGGAACTGCTGAACACGACTCCGCTAACGGACGTTGCCGGCGCATTGCAGTTCGCCCGCAGCGCCGGAGCGATCAGTGCGGTATTCGGCGCGGTCGATCCCGCACACGTCAGCGACAATGCGATGCTTGCATATCTGGGGGCCGCATCGCCCGATGCGATGCGGAGTCTGATAAAGGATTCGTATGCTCTATGACGTC
The DNA window shown above is from Campylobacterota bacterium and carries:
- the adk gene encoding adenylate kinase — protein: MKIILLGAPGAGKGTQAQFLTKAFDIPQISTGDMLRAAIKAGTELGVLAKSFMDAGKLVTDEIIIGLVKERIKEDDCKNGFLLDGFPRTVPQADALKEAGVAIDAVIEIDVPDSVIVERMSGRRAHLASGRTYHVVYNPPKVEGKDDVTGEDLVQRDDDKAEVVLDRLRVYHEQTAPLVGYYKSLSADDSSVKYITIDGTQPIDTVEKEILDRLK
- a CDS encoding adenylate kinase; its protein translation is MKKLFLIIGAPGSGKTTDAALIAERNNAVMVHYSTGDLLRAEVASGSERGQLIDSFISKGLIVPIEIAVETITQAIKNAPSDVVLFDGYPRSNEQMNELDTFLRNDDSIALISVIEVVVSEAVARDRVLGRARGADDDEKVFNNRMKVYTDPLAEIQCFYEAKGLLHKIDGERGIDAIVDDMEAFIKSKI
- the aspS gene encoding aspartate--tRNA ligase; translated protein: MRSHFCTELSEADIGQEVVLCGWANSYRDHGGIVFIDLRDKSGLIQLVCDPADNAHAHKVASEVRDEFVLIARGRVRARGEGLANPRLKTGSIEVVVDDLVIENRSEPVPFVIGDNTVGEETRLKYRYLDLRNPNAFETFKMRSKAAIAARNVLDSLGFLEVETPILTKSTPEGARDYLVPSRVHEGEFYALPQSPQLFKQLLMVGGFDRYFQIAKCFRDEDLRADRQPEFTQIDVEMSFCNQEDVIRVAEELIKGMFAAAGHEVHIPFNRIKYADAMEWYGSDKPDLRYDLKMVDVIDIFARCDNEIFTSIAANPKMNRIKALRVPGADLVFSKREMKSFEDFVRKFGAKGLGYFQMKEDGLKGPLEKFFTPEDLQLLVERTGMEVGDVVFFGAGDKKTVWDYMGRFRIFIAEHEKMNLIDKDRFEFVWVVDFPMFEIEDGRVKALHHPFTMPRDLNHEHIEDIESIAYDIVLNGTELGGGSIRIHKQALQEEIFKLLGIGEEEAQEKFGFLLDALKFGAPPHGGFAIGFDRFMMLLSKKDSIRDVIAFPKTQKASCIMTDAPSPVEITQLRELHIRLRESAK
- a CDS encoding P-II family nitrogen regulator; translation: MVQITAVFNKHCLNDVLRELFDNLIEGVTVTDVIGKGSLGIAEKNNAPDLYPKVMILIVVSDDRHKEIAMEAIRSHTQDLGHGAGKMWVTPVLEVERIRTGEKDESALSQPTPRLSAKTDTFFTAVDTPSS
- a CDS encoding iron-sulfur cluster assembly scaffold protein; translated protein: MARDTLIGGALWEEYSSEVQRRMNDPVNMGEITQEEADKAGKQLVIADFGAESCGDAVRLYWMIDSSNDVIVKSRFKSFGCGTAIASSDMMAELCMEKTVDEALGITNIDVEKALRDDPDIPAVPGQKMHCSVMAYDVIKKAASIYKGVDMSEFETEFIVCECARVSLDTLKEVIRLNKLDSIEQIVDYTKAGGFCKSCVKPGGHEKKDLYLVDLLAEVMEELEKEAISKKIKEAKADGDFNAMSLVQKIKTIESILEEYIRPTLKADGGDVELVDLKEVENGYELYIKYKGECISCSMNTTTTLAGIEDMLKFKLKAQLRVLVI
- a CDS encoding aldo/keto reductase, with translation MNCATKEGTFRYMKRFGQYSKEFYRFNGELFFPSLGLGTFKPEPYREDNYIINFASAIQTALRRGINLIDTAINYRYQISEREIAEALHPMLQTGEIRRDEIIIASKAGFIPLDFPFPDNPYGWIQEKIVDTGLAGRDEIIIDQHCMSPAYLRWSCEQSLKNLEIPTIDIFYLHNPETQLGYVDKETFYERIEGAFREFEALRSEGKIVAYGVASWNGFLYEEEHTEYVSLGAIVNIARRVGGAEHGFKYLQAPFNLAKPHAMAYANQQCENGFYYPLMHACAHYGVTMIASSPLLQKNLFKRPFAAKIGELLNTTPLTDVAGALQFARSAGAISAVFGAVDPAHVSDNAMLAYLGAASPDAMRSLIKDSYAL